One Capsicum annuum cultivar UCD-10X-F1 chromosome 2, UCD10Xv1.1, whole genome shotgun sequence genomic window carries:
- the LOC124896244 gene encoding uncharacterized protein LOC124896244, translating to MCLALLYAIKKLRHYFEAYTIKLISQADPVKFVMTQPILLGRLARWSVLFNQYEIIYTPQKAVKRQTLANFLTDHPLPAEWEDSGEFSDEDVLFTKELLPCTMLFDGSACRDGAEVGVVLISQEKLILPFSFVLGEICSNNVAEYQDLIVGLNIVLEMNIPQLDIYGDSKLIINQLLGSYEVKKEDLLPYHQYAILLLERFNQVFLNHVPREENCMADALANLTTTLACGENKSTKLEALDEKRLEAQQRLECYKARLARAFYKRVRPRSFQVGDLVLVVRRPIILNKRIGDKFTSRWDGPYVVKEVYSSVAYKIVDQDGIRVKFIQVELIRLSIKMWADFLKGMNLAFNVGDALLIFG from the exons ATGTGCTTAGCTTTGCTTTATGCGATAAAAAAATTAAGGCATTATTTTGAAGCATACACCATCAAGCTAATTTCTCAGGCTGATCCCGTGAAGTTTGTAATGACACAGCCAATTCTCTTAGGGCGTCTAGCAAGATGGTCTGTATTGTTTAATCAATATGAGATCATATACACACCTCAAAAGGCTGTGAAGAggcaaacacttgccaatttccTCACTGATCACCCTTTGCCAGCAGAATGGGAGGATTCAGGTGAGTTTTCTGATGAAGATGTACTATTTACTAAAGAACTACTGCCCTGTACAATGCTCTTTGATGGATCTGCATGTCGAGATGGTGCAGAAGTAGGCGTTGTGCTGATATCACAAGAAAAATTAATCTTGCCATTCTCATttgttttgggtgaaatatgtTCCAATAATGTCGCAGAGTACCAAGATTTAATTGTTGGCCTTAATATAGTATTAGAAATGAATATTCCACAATTGGATATCTATGGTGATTCTAAGTTGATCATCAACCAACTTTTGGGGAGTTATGAGGTAAAGAAGGAAGATCTTTTGCCATATCACCAATATGCCATTCTTTTACTTGAAAGGTTTAATCAGGTGTTCCTAAACCATGTCCCAAGAGAAGAAAATTGCATGGCGGATGCTCTGGCTAACTTAACTACAACGCTGGCATGCGGAGAGAATAAGTCAACAAAG TTGGAGGCATTGGACGAGAAAAGATTAGAAGCGCAACAAAGGTTGGAGTGTTATAAAGCTCGACTTGCTAGAGCTTTCTACAAGAGAGTACGACCACGATCATTTCAAGTAGGTGACTTGGTCTTAGTAGTTCGAAGACCCATAATCCTCAACAAACGCATCGGTGATAAGTTTACATCAAgatgggatggaccatatgtagTGAAAGAAGTTTATTCAAGTGTTGCTTATAAGATTGTCGATCAAGATGGTATAAGAGTTAAGTTTATTCAAGTGGAGCTTATAAGATTGTCGATCAAGATG TGGGCTGATTTTCTCAAGGGCATGAATCTCGCCTTCAATGTTGGTGACGCTCTCTTGATTTTTGGATAA